One genomic segment of Chitinophaga sancti includes these proteins:
- the spt gene encoding serine palmitoyltransferase: MSKMLRAKMAGIARVNSAKERGIWPYFRPISSGQDTEVEIEGKKVLMFGSNSYLGLTNHPQVIAAAIKATEKYGTGCAGSRFLNGTLDLHLELEARLAKFVGKENAIVFSTGFQANLGALSSLTGRNDYILLDELDHASIIDGSRLSFSKVVKYKHNDMDSLEAKLQALPSTAVRLIAIDGVFSMEGDLAKLPDIVSLADTYGANIMVDDAHGLGILGMNGTGTASHFGLTDKVDVIMGTFSKSFASLGGFIAADNTIIEYLKHTARALIFSASMTPAAVASVLATLDIIESEPDHIKRLWDNTEYARKLLEDAGFDTGEVSETPIIPIYIRNEEGVFSITKRLQELGIFVNPVVPPAVPPDATLIRFSLMATHTFSQIEKAVEMLVKAFKEEGIPLREKHNGNIVLQ; encoded by the coding sequence ATGAGTAAAATGTTACGTGCGAAGATGGCGGGAATAGCCCGGGTAAACAGTGCAAAAGAAAGAGGAATCTGGCCTTATTTCCGACCTATCTCTTCCGGTCAGGACACTGAGGTAGAAATTGAGGGTAAGAAAGTACTGATGTTTGGATCCAATTCCTATCTCGGGCTCACAAACCATCCTCAGGTAATAGCAGCAGCTATTAAGGCGACAGAAAAATACGGAACCGGTTGTGCGGGGTCGCGTTTTCTGAATGGAACCCTGGATTTACATCTGGAATTAGAAGCGAGGCTGGCAAAGTTTGTAGGCAAAGAAAACGCCATCGTATTCAGCACTGGTTTTCAAGCCAACCTGGGTGCCTTGTCAAGTCTGACCGGCCGCAATGATTACATCCTGCTGGATGAACTGGATCACGCTTCCATTATTGATGGTAGCCGTTTATCCTTCTCCAAGGTGGTCAAATACAAGCACAATGATATGGACAGCCTCGAAGCCAAGCTACAGGCATTGCCATCAACAGCGGTGCGTTTAATTGCTATAGACGGGGTGTTCAGCATGGAAGGCGATCTGGCTAAACTGCCTGATATCGTATCGCTGGCTGATACCTATGGTGCAAATATCATGGTAGACGATGCACACGGTCTGGGTATCTTAGGAATGAATGGTACCGGTACCGCTTCTCACTTTGGTCTTACTGACAAGGTTGATGTGATCATGGGTACTTTCAGCAAATCCTTTGCTTCCCTGGGGGGCTTTATTGCTGCTGACAATACCATTATTGAGTACCTGAAACACACTGCCCGCGCACTGATCTTCAGCGCAAGCATGACCCCTGCTGCTGTGGCTAGTGTACTGGCTACGCTGGATATTATTGAATCAGAACCTGATCATATCAAGAGATTGTGGGACAATACAGAGTATGCCCGCAAACTGCTGGAAGATGCTGGTTTTGACACGGGTGAAGTATCTGAAACCCCCATCATTCCTATTTACATCCGCAATGAAGAAGGGGTATTCAGCATTACCAAAAGATTACAGGAACTGGGGATCTTCGTGAACCCTGTCGTGCCACCTGCCGTTCCTCCTGATGCTACACTGATCCGTTTTTCACTGATGGCGACACATACCTTCAGCCAGATTGAAAAAGCCGTGGAAATGTTAGTGAAAGCATTCAAAGAAGAAGGCATTCCTTTAAGAGAAAAACATAACGGGAATATAGTGCTGCAATAA
- a CDS encoding NAD(P)-dependent oxidoreductase, with translation MSKKVLITGASGFLGFHLIDAALAAGMEVHAGVRPSSDVTHLQHLEISFVHLDFRNVPAMAALLQEQQYSDIIHAAGATRAKNEAAFNEVNATYTENLLKAIVQSGIELNRFVYFSSLAAVGPKAYEAKWPEQDELSPAPVTLYGKSKLLAENLLKQYAQIPWVVLRPTAIYGPRDKDLFVLFKTYGWRLEPYMGKGPQQLSFVYVKDVAQAAICALNGQIIHTCYDVSDGNSYDRYALAKVTKRLLGIKTLRIHMPLTLIRWIAVMAEATSKGMPLLNRDRLNELTAQNWNCSIIRIQRELGYQPYFSLEEGMRETLDWYTGNHWL, from the coding sequence ATGAGTAAAAAGGTATTGATTACAGGTGCAAGCGGGTTTCTGGGTTTCCATTTAATCGACGCTGCACTGGCAGCAGGAATGGAAGTGCACGCAGGAGTAAGGCCCTCTAGTGATGTAACACATTTACAACATCTGGAGATCTCTTTCGTGCACCTGGATTTTCGCAATGTACCTGCCATGGCAGCCTTGCTACAGGAACAGCAATATAGTGATATCATTCACGCTGCTGGCGCTACCCGTGCTAAGAACGAAGCCGCTTTCAACGAGGTCAATGCTACGTATACAGAAAACCTCCTGAAAGCAATCGTACAATCAGGTATTGAACTGAACAGGTTTGTGTATTTCAGTAGTCTGGCAGCAGTAGGGCCAAAAGCTTATGAAGCAAAATGGCCGGAGCAGGATGAATTATCGCCCGCACCCGTGACGCTGTATGGTAAGAGTAAACTGCTGGCAGAAAACCTCCTGAAGCAATATGCACAGATCCCCTGGGTAGTATTGCGCCCTACGGCCATCTACGGCCCCCGGGACAAGGACCTGTTTGTGTTGTTTAAAACGTATGGCTGGCGATTGGAACCCTATATGGGAAAAGGCCCCCAGCAGTTGAGTTTTGTCTATGTAAAAGATGTGGCACAGGCTGCCATTTGCGCGCTCAATGGACAAATTATACATACCTGTTATGATGTTTCTGACGGGAATAGTTATGATCGTTATGCATTGGCCAAAGTGACGAAACGATTGTTAGGCATCAAAACACTACGTATTCACATGCCATTAACATTGATCCGGTGGATAGCTGTAATGGCTGAGGCAACAAGTAAGGGCATGCCGTTGTTAAATAGGGACCGGTTAAATGAGCTGACTGCCCAAAACTGGAACTGTAGCATAATACGTATACAAAGAGAACTTGGGTACCAGCCTTACTTCTCCCTCGAGGAAGGAATGAGGGAAACACTGGACTGGTATACCGGGAACCACTGGTTATAA
- a CDS encoding inositol-3-phosphate synthase: MKHQIKDANGKLGVLMPGLGAVATTFIAGVLAVNKGFSKPIGSVTQMGHIRLGKRTDNNNPLIKDFVPLAKLEDIVFGGWDVYEDNVYTAAVKAEVLDRFQIEAIKPELEAIVPMKAAFDKNFVKNLDGTHVKDFKTRYDLAQMVMEDIKTFQQKNNCDRVVMVWCGSTEIYHQAADVHNSLAAFEQGLKDNDARIAPSMIYAYAALKLGVPFANGAPNLTCDIPALVELAHQTKTPIAGKDFKTGQTLMKTILAPGLQARALGMEGWFSTNILGNRDGWVLDDPDNFKTKEVSKLGVLEDILSPEEYPDLYGDLYHKIRINYYPPRKDNKESWDNIDIFGWLGYKMQIKVNFLCRDSILAAPIVLDLALFIDFAKRAGMSGIQEWLSFYLKSPQTAPGLRPEHDIFKQLIKLQNTLRYLMGEDLITHLGLDYYEGIFDTE; encoded by the coding sequence ATGAAACATCAAATTAAAGACGCAAACGGGAAGCTGGGAGTACTGATGCCAGGCCTTGGCGCAGTAGCAACCACTTTCATAGCTGGGGTGTTAGCTGTTAACAAAGGCTTTTCCAAGCCAATTGGATCGGTAACACAAATGGGACACATTCGTCTGGGTAAGAGAACAGACAATAACAATCCATTGATCAAAGATTTTGTTCCCTTAGCCAAGCTGGAAGATATCGTCTTCGGCGGCTGGGATGTTTATGAAGATAACGTGTATACAGCAGCGGTAAAAGCTGAAGTATTAGATAGGTTTCAGATTGAAGCAATTAAACCCGAGCTGGAAGCCATCGTTCCGATGAAGGCAGCTTTTGACAAAAACTTTGTTAAAAACCTGGATGGCACACATGTAAAGGATTTCAAGACGCGTTATGACCTGGCACAGATGGTGATGGAAGACATCAAAACCTTCCAGCAGAAAAATAACTGTGACCGTGTCGTAATGGTATGGTGTGGTTCTACTGAAATTTACCATCAGGCAGCAGACGTGCACAACTCCCTGGCAGCATTTGAGCAGGGATTGAAAGACAACGATGCAAGAATTGCTCCCAGTATGATTTACGCGTATGCGGCACTAAAACTGGGCGTACCTTTTGCCAACGGTGCACCTAACCTGACCTGCGACATTCCGGCCCTGGTAGAGCTGGCTCACCAGACCAAGACCCCGATTGCAGGTAAAGATTTCAAGACTGGTCAGACCCTGATGAAGACAATTCTGGCGCCGGGTCTGCAGGCGAGAGCCCTGGGTATGGAAGGCTGGTTCAGCACCAACATCCTCGGAAACCGCGATGGATGGGTGTTAGACGATCCTGACAACTTCAAAACCAAGGAAGTTTCCAAGCTCGGTGTTTTAGAAGATATTTTAAGTCCGGAAGAATATCCTGATCTTTACGGTGACCTTTACCACAAAATCCGTATTAACTATTATCCGCCGCGCAAGGATAATAAGGAAAGCTGGGATAACATCGACATCTTCGGCTGGTTAGGGTATAAAATGCAGATTAAAGTAAACTTCCTGTGCCGTGATTCAATTTTGGCCGCACCGATCGTACTGGACCTCGCATTATTTATTGACTTTGCTAAGCGTGCAGGCATGAGCGGCATACAGGAATGGCTTTCATTCTACCTGAAATCTCCTCAGACTGCCCCTGGCTTACGTCCTGAACATGATATTTTCAAACAGCTTATCAAGCTGCAAAATACCTTGCGCTACCTGATGGGTGAAGATCTGATCACGCATCTGGGACTGGACTATTACGAAGGAATTTTTGATACTGAATGA
- a CDS encoding phosphatidylglycerophosphatase A: MIRIHKLIATSLGIGYIGKGGGTVAAAVAALVWYLFLAGGHPSNFWTVLFTVAITLLGIWSGTAVEPYWGKDDKKVVIDEVAGMFVTVLFVPVTPAYMLAGLVLFRFFDIVKPLYIRRTEALPGGLGVMMDDIVAGIYSNILLQLAIHLF, translated from the coding sequence ATGATAAGAATACACAAATTAATCGCCACCAGCCTTGGCATTGGATACATTGGTAAGGGCGGAGGAACGGTTGCAGCTGCAGTCGCCGCTCTGGTCTGGTACCTGTTTTTGGCTGGTGGCCATCCTAGCAACTTTTGGACGGTGCTGTTTACAGTAGCCATCACCTTGTTAGGAATCTGGTCTGGTACGGCAGTAGAACCATATTGGGGCAAAGACGACAAAAAAGTGGTAATAGACGAAGTCGCCGGCATGTTCGTAACCGTCCTGTTCGTGCCTGTCACTCCGGCATATATGTTGGCCGGATTGGTATTATTTCGTTTTTTTGATATAGTAAAACCTTTATATATCAGGCGCACAGAGGCTCTTCCGGGAGGACTAGGGGTAATGATGGACGATATTGTAGCAGGTATCTATTCCAATATTTTGTTGCAACTGGCCATACATCTGTTTTAG